The Candidatus Methylomirabilota bacterium genome contains the following window.
CGCGGCCCCCGGCCGCGCCCGGCGAGACCATCGTCACCAGCACCTGCGGCCACAACTGCGGGGGCCGCTGCGTGGTCAACGCCCACGTCCGCGACGGCCGCATCGTGCGCATCAGCACCGACCCCCGCAAGTGGACGCCGGAGGAGGCCCCGCTGCACGCCTGCGTGCGCGGCTTCGGCCAGCTGGAGCGGCTGAACCATCCCGATCGCCTCACCCACCCGCTGCGGCGCGTGGGCCCGCGCGGCTCCGGCCGGTTCGAGCGCATCGGCTGGGACGAAGCGCTCGACGAGGTGGCGCGCCAGATGCTTCGCATCCGCGACGCCCACGGCCCCGCGGCCATCCTGGACTGCTCGCGGACCGGCAGCCTCTCGATGCTGCACAGCCGCTCCACCGTCAAGCGCCTGCTCTACATGTTCGGGGGCTGCACCGAGCTGTGGACCAACATCTCGGCGGAGGCGGAAGTCTACGCGGTCCACCAGACCTACGGGGCGAAGGCCGACTACAAGAGCGCCGGCCGCGAGCCCACCGACTACGTCAACTCGCGCCTGATCCTCATGTGGGGCTGGAGCCCGGCCGACGGGACCTTCGGCACCGGCACGCTGCAGTACCTGAAGCTGGCCAAGCAGCGCGGCGTGAAGTTCATCTGCGTGGATCCCCGCCGCACGCGCACGTCGTGGGAGCTGGCCGAGCAGCACGTGTTCATCCGCCCGTCGACCGACACCGCGGCCCTCGTCGCGATGGCCTACGTGATCCTCTCCGAGGGTCTGCACGATCAGGCGTATCTCGACCGGTACGTGCTGGGCTTCGACGAGGCGCACCTGCCGGCCGGCGCCCCCGCCGGGGCCTCGTACCGCTCGTATCTGCTGGGCGAGAGCGACGGGGTGCCCAAGACGCCGGAGTGGGCCGCGGCCATCACCGGCGTCCCCGCCGAGACCCTGCGCGCGCTCGCGATCGAGTACGCCACCCGCAAGCCGGCCGCGCTGCAGACCGGCTACGCGCCCGGCCGCACGCGGCACGGCGAGCAGTTCCACCGCGCGGCCTACGCGCTCTGCGCGATGACCGGCAATGTGGGCATCCCCGGCGGCAACGCGGGCACCAGCAACGGGGCGACCGGGCGCGGCGGCATCCAGGGGCTGCCCACCGGCGAGAATCCGGTCGCGGCGCGCGTGTCGTCGCCGCTGCTGGCCGACCTGCTCGAGCGCGGGACGGCCGGCGGCTATCCGGCCGACATCCGGATGATCTACTCCTGCGCGGGCGACCTGTTCAACCAGCTCCCCAACGTGCGGCGGATCATCGCGGGGGTGGAGCGGCTCGACTTCGTGGTGGTCCAGGACCACTTCGTGACCCCGACCGCCCGCTACGCCGACATCGTCCTGCCCGCCACCACCTTCTGGGAGCGCAACGACGTCCACACCCCGTGGGCGGGCGCGGGCCACTATGCGATCTTCATGCAGCAGGCCATCGCGCCGGTGGGCGAGTGCCGCAACGACATCGACATCTGCGCGGCCCTGGCCGAGCGCCTCGGGATCCGCGGCTACAACGACCGGACCGAGGACGAGTGGCTGCGCGAGCTGACGAAGCACGCCATCGACGACTACGAGACCTTCCGCGCCCGGGGCCTCGCGCGCCTGCCCGCCCCCGACGACGCGGTGGCCTTCGCCCGAGAGATCCGCGACCCGGCGGGTCATCCGTTCAGCACCCCGTCGGGCAAGATCGAGATCTATTCGATGGCGATCGCCGCGGACCCGGACCCCTACGGTCTGGGCACGATCTCGCCGATCCCGACCTGGGTCCCGGAGCCGGCGGACCCGAAGCATCCGCTGCGCCTGGTCACGCCCAAGTCACGCGCGCGGACGCACTCCATCCACGACAACCAGACGGTGCTGGCGCGCGCCGATCGCGACGACGTGTGGGTGCATCCCGACGACGCGGTGGCCCGCGGCATCGCGGACGGTCAACGGGTGGCGGTGTTCAACGATCGCGGCCGCACGCTGATCCCCGCGCGCGTCACCGATCGGGTCGCCCGCGGCGTGGTGTCCATCAAGGAGGGGGCCTGGTTCTCGCTCGACGCGAGCGGGCAGGACACGCGCGGCTGCTCGAACCTCCTCACGCCCGATCTCTCGTCGCCCGCCGGCGCGACTCCCTTCAACTCCTGCTTCGTGGAGATCGAGCCGGCGGGCTAGCTCCTCCGGCCGCGCTCAGCGCGCCGGGATCAGGGTCAGCCGGACCCGCGTCACCCAGTCGCGCACCACGTTCACGTAGACGATCGTCGGCTCGTAGCCGGGCGCGGAGAAGCCGATCGCGTGCACGCCCGCGTGGGTGTCCACCAGGGAGGCCTGCAGGTCGTTGGCCGCGCCGATCGGCGCCCCGTCGAGGGTGACCTGCGCGTCCATCGGGAAGGCGTTGATGTAGAGCGAGCCTCCCGGGCTGTAGCCGGCGTAGCCGTAGGAGGAGCGTCCCATCGCGTAGCTGAAGGTGTCGGCGGGCGCCGGCGAGGCCGTGGCTGCGACGAGAGCGATGGTGAGCAGCGCGAGTGATGGCCACAGACGGGTCACGATGTTCCTCCTGTCGATCCGATGCGCAGCGAGGGGTCGGCCACGCAGCGGAACTTCGAGAAGACGTACGGGTAGTGGGCCTGGAACCAGTTCCGGAAGCTCGGTCGCACCAGGGCGTCCGCGGTCGCCCACGAACCGCCCTTCATCACGTAGTGCTTGCCGTCGAAGAAATCTGCGGAATAGCCCTCGTACCCGGGGATGTACGCGGTGAAGCCGGGCAGGCCGGCAAAGACGGTGTTGGTCCACTCCCAGCCGTCGCCGATCAGGTCCTGCACTCCCCAGGCGCTCGCGCCCTCCGGATGCGTCCCGACCGGGGTGGGCGCCCACTGGCGGAAGCCGAAGTTGCCGTGGCGCTCGGCGGGCACCGCCTCGCCCCAGGGCAGCCGGCGCTCGCCCTCGGCGGCTCGGCCATCGGCCCCGGTCACGTCGCCGTCCGCGCGAGGCCGCTCGCCGAACGCGGCCCGGTGGAACTCGGCCTCGGTGGGCAGACGCTCGCCGCGCCACGACGCGAAGGCGCGGGCCTCCGCGAGGCTCACGTACACCGGCCAGTCGGCGACCCGCTCCAGCGGCAGCCGGTCGAAGAGCGTGCGATACATCCAGCGCCCGTCGATCAACTCCCACACCGCCGGATGCTCGATGCCCTCCTGTCCTCGCCAGACCCCGTCCTCGTCGCCCCACAGCTCCGTTCGCCGATAGCCGCCAGCCTCGACGAAGGCGAGGAACTGCGCGTTGGTAACCGGCGTGCTGTCGATCCGGAAGGCGGGCACCGGCACCTCGACCGCAGCGAACTCGTTGTCCCAGCCGAACGGCAGCTCCTCGAAGCGCGCGCCGAGGGTGGCGGTCCCGGCCGGGATGTCGATCGGGCCGCCGGGACGTCCGGGCGTGAGCACGTAGGGCGGCAGCCACGCCGGCCGGACCTTCTGCTCGAGCGGCAGGCGCTGCATCATGTAGAGCAGCGTCTCCTGGTGCATCATCTCGTGCTCCATCACCATCGTGAGGGCCCGGCCCTCGCGCGCCATCAGGTGCGTGGGCACGCGCTCGGCCACCGCGGCGCCCGCGTCGAGGATCGCCGCGCGCACCCGATCGCGATAGGCGATCACCTCGGGCACCCCGGGCCACTGGTCCGGCACATCGGGATGGTCGTGAACGTGCGTGGGATCGTCCACGTCGGGATCGATGCCGCGCGAGAACAGATCGTCGAAGGCGGGATCGAACGACGGCCGTTCCAGCAGGCCGCCGCCCACGTGGTTCCACGCGAACGCGGGCAGATGGCCCAGGTAGAAGATGAACGGATGGCGCAGGGCAATGGGCTTGGCGAGCCACTGGCCGGGCGCGAGGATATCGAAGATACGGTCCGTGCGCGCCCAGGTGTCGGCGAGCCGTTCGGTCAGCGTCTCGACCATGATCGTCCCTCCCATCGGGGAAGATTCTTCTTCGCTTGCATACGGCTCCCGTGGCGTCTAGCTTGCACGAGAGCGGTGCCATGCGCTACCAGGTCGACGTCTACACGGATGCAGCGGCCCAGCAGCGGCGACTCGAGGACGACGTGCGCCGAGGGTTGACCGCGCGGCAGAAGTCCCTGCCCGCGAAGTACTTTTACGATCGCGCGGGCTCCCTGCTCTTCGAGCGCATCACCGAGCTGCCGGAGTATTATCCGACCCGCACCGAATCGGCCCTCCTCCAGGAAATTGTGCCCGGGTTGATCGGGGAGATTCTTCCCGACGATGTCGTCGAGATCGGCGCGGGGTCCTCGGACAAGACGCGGCGGGTGCTCGACGCGGTGACCGCGGGCGGGCATCCGGTCCGGTACGTACCTCTCGATGTCGACCGCGTCACCCTGGAGGTCAGCGCGACTCGGCTGCTCACCCGGTATCCGGCACTGAGCGTGCACGCGGTCGTCGGGGATTTCGAGCGCGATCTGGCCCACGTACCGCCGGCTCGCGGGCGCCGGCTGGTGATGTTCCTGGGTAGCACCATCGGCAATCTCGATGCCAACCCGCGCCACCGGCTATTGACCGGCCTGCGGAAGCTCCTCCCCGCTTCCGGCGACCGGCTGCTGCTCGGCGTGGATCTGGTCAAGGACGTGAAGATTCTCGAGGCGGCCTACGACGACGCGGCGGGGGTCACGCGCGATTTCAACCGCAACATCCTGAACGTGATCAACCACGGCGTCGACGGCGACTTCCAGCCCGAGACCTTCCGGCACCGCGCCTTCTACAACGAGGCCGCCTCGCGGATCGAGATGCACCTGGTGGCCGACTCGGCCCGGACCGTGAAGCTGGGCCGCCTCGGCCTCACCATCCGCTTCCGTCCCGGCGAGGACATCTGGACCGAGAGCTCCTACAAGTTCACGCGCCCCGGCGTCGAGACCATGCTGGCCCGCGCCTCGCTGCGACTCACCCGCTGGTACGTGGATCCGGCCAACTACTTCGCGCTAGCCATCGCCGCACCGGTCTGATGGAGCCCGGCGACGGCGCCTACGCCCAGCCCACGCCTCGCCGCCTCTACATCCACGACGACCTGACCGACGACGTCGCGCGCGACCTCGGTCGGGCCTCTCCCGCGGCGGACGCAGCGCGTGGCCTGATCGTCCTGCTCGCGCGGGAC
Protein-coding sequences here:
- a CDS encoding molybdopterin-dependent oxidoreductase, whose translation is MRGPIRYEAPRPPAAPGETIVTSTCGHNCGGRCVVNAHVRDGRIVRISTDPRKWTPEEAPLHACVRGFGQLERLNHPDRLTHPLRRVGPRGSGRFERIGWDEALDEVARQMLRIRDAHGPAAILDCSRTGSLSMLHSRSTVKRLLYMFGGCTELWTNISAEAEVYAVHQTYGAKADYKSAGREPTDYVNSRLILMWGWSPADGTFGTGTLQYLKLAKQRGVKFICVDPRRTRTSWELAEQHVFIRPSTDTAALVAMAYVILSEGLHDQAYLDRYVLGFDEAHLPAGAPAGASYRSYLLGESDGVPKTPEWAAAITGVPAETLRALAIEYATRKPAALQTGYAPGRTRHGEQFHRAAYALCAMTGNVGIPGGNAGTSNGATGRGGIQGLPTGENPVAARVSSPLLADLLERGTAGGYPADIRMIYSCAGDLFNQLPNVRRIIAGVERLDFVVVQDHFVTPTARYADIVLPATTFWERNDVHTPWAGAGHYAIFMQQAIAPVGECRNDIDICAALAERLGIRGYNDRTEDEWLRELTKHAIDDYETFRARGLARLPAPDDAVAFAREIRDPAGHPFSTPSGKIEIYSMAIAADPDPYGLGTISPIPTWVPEPADPKHPLRLVTPKSRARTHSIHDNQTVLARADRDDVWVHPDDAVARGIADGQRVAVFNDRGRTLIPARVTDRVARGVVSIKEGAWFSLDASGQDTRGCSNLLTPDLSSPAGATPFNSCFVEIEPAG
- a CDS encoding PEGA domain-containing protein; protein product: MTRLWPSLALLTIALVAATASPAPADTFSYAMGRSSYGYAGYSPGGSLYINAFPMDAQVTLDGAPIGAANDLQASLVDTHAGVHAIGFSAPGYEPTIVYVNVVRDWVTRVRLTLIPAR
- a CDS encoding SUMF1/EgtB/PvdO family nonheme iron enzyme, with product MVETLTERLADTWARTDRIFDILAPGQWLAKPIALRHPFIFYLGHLPAFAWNHVGGGLLERPSFDPAFDDLFSRGIDPDVDDPTHVHDHPDVPDQWPGVPEVIAYRDRVRAAILDAGAAVAERVPTHLMAREGRALTMVMEHEMMHQETLLYMMQRLPLEQKVRPAWLPPYVLTPGRPGGPIDIPAGTATLGARFEELPFGWDNEFAAVEVPVPAFRIDSTPVTNAQFLAFVEAGGYRRTELWGDEDGVWRGQEGIEHPAVWELIDGRWMYRTLFDRLPLERVADWPVYVSLAEARAFASWRGERLPTEAEFHRAAFGERPRADGDVTGADGRAAEGERRLPWGEAVPAERHGNFGFRQWAPTPVGTHPEGASAWGVQDLIGDGWEWTNTVFAGLPGFTAYIPGYEGYSADFFDGKHYVMKGGSWATADALVRPSFRNWFQAHYPYVFSKFRCVADPSLRIGSTGGTS
- the egtD gene encoding L-histidine N(alpha)-methyltransferase yields the protein MRYQVDVYTDAAAQQRRLEDDVRRGLTARQKSLPAKYFYDRAGSLLFERITELPEYYPTRTESALLQEIVPGLIGEILPDDVVEIGAGSSDKTRRVLDAVTAGGHPVRYVPLDVDRVTLEVSATRLLTRYPALSVHAVVGDFERDLAHVPPARGRRLVMFLGSTIGNLDANPRHRLLTGLRKLLPASGDRLLLGVDLVKDVKILEAAYDDAAGVTRDFNRNILNVINHGVDGDFQPETFRHRAFYNEAASRIEMHLVADSARTVKLGRLGLTIRFRPGEDIWTESSYKFTRPGVETMLARASLRLTRWYVDPANYFALAIAAPV